One Kitasatospora sp. MAP12-44 DNA segment encodes these proteins:
- a CDS encoding sugar ABC transporter ATP-binding protein translates to MADPSPVVEADGISKRFGATVALRDARITVSPGESHALVGRNGAGKSTLVSILTGLQPADTGTLRFNGEPAPTPGDTDAWRSKVACVYQRSTIIPALTVAENLFLNRQSSTALRPVSWSRLRARASELLAEYGVDVDPRARAEQLTVEQRQFIEIARALSFGARFIILDEPTAKLDARGIERLFAKLRELQEQGVAFLFISHHLQEVYELCGTVTVYRDARHILTAPVAELGQQALVEAMTGEAAQGTEPAWSVTGRTAADSEPLLRAAGLSLAGAYQDLSLTARAGEVVGLAGSAASGNVQVGETLAGLHRPKEGTITVAGRPVRPGRVPAALAAGIGFVPEDRHLQGLVPQRSVAENATLTVTDQLGPYGTVLPSRTRAFAERMIADLDIKTPGPATPVSDLSGGNQQKVVIARALATQPHVLVAIRPTNGVDIKSKESLLGTIRQVADSGKAALIVSDELDDLRVCDRVLAMFHGRIVAEFDHGWRDEQLVTAMEGMAAGPTGTKDDDTKEDHVTQH, encoded by the coding sequence ATGGCGGACCCCAGCCCCGTCGTCGAAGCCGACGGGATCAGCAAGCGCTTCGGCGCCACCGTCGCGCTGCGCGACGCCCGCATCACCGTCTCCCCCGGCGAGTCGCACGCCCTGGTCGGGCGCAACGGCGCGGGCAAATCCACCCTCGTCTCGATCCTGACGGGCCTTCAGCCCGCCGACACCGGCACGCTGCGCTTCAACGGCGAACCGGCCCCGACGCCGGGCGACACCGACGCCTGGCGTTCCAAGGTCGCCTGCGTCTACCAGCGCTCCACCATCATCCCGGCGCTCACCGTCGCCGAGAACCTCTTCCTCAACCGGCAGAGCAGCACCGCGCTGCGTCCGGTCAGCTGGAGCCGCCTGCGGGCCCGCGCCTCCGAGCTGCTCGCCGAGTACGGCGTGGACGTGGACCCCCGGGCCCGCGCCGAGCAACTGACGGTGGAGCAGCGCCAGTTCATCGAGATCGCCCGCGCACTCTCGTTCGGCGCCCGCTTCATCATCCTCGACGAGCCCACCGCCAAGCTCGACGCCCGTGGTATCGAGCGGCTCTTCGCCAAGCTGCGCGAGCTCCAGGAGCAGGGCGTCGCGTTCCTGTTCATCTCGCACCACCTCCAGGAGGTCTACGAGCTTTGCGGCACGGTCACGGTCTACCGCGACGCCCGCCACATCCTCACCGCCCCGGTCGCCGAGCTCGGCCAGCAGGCCCTGGTCGAGGCGATGACCGGCGAGGCCGCACAAGGGACCGAGCCCGCCTGGTCGGTGACGGGCCGTACTGCGGCAGACAGCGAGCCACTCCTGCGGGCCGCAGGACTCAGCCTGGCCGGCGCCTACCAGGATCTCTCGCTGACCGCCCGGGCCGGCGAGGTGGTGGGCCTGGCCGGTTCCGCTGCCAGCGGCAACGTCCAGGTCGGCGAGACCCTGGCCGGCCTGCACCGCCCCAAGGAGGGCACGATCACGGTGGCCGGCCGCCCGGTACGCCCCGGCCGGGTCCCGGCCGCTCTCGCCGCCGGCATCGGCTTCGTGCCGGAGGACCGCCACCTGCAGGGCCTGGTCCCGCAGCGCAGCGTCGCCGAGAACGCCACCCTCACCGTCACCGACCAGCTCGGCCCGTACGGCACCGTGCTGCCCTCGCGCACCCGGGCCTTCGCCGAGCGCATGATCGCCGACCTGGACATCAAGACGCCCGGCCCCGCCACCCCGGTCTCGGACCTGTCCGGCGGCAACCAGCAGAAGGTGGTCATCGCCCGCGCGCTCGCCACCCAGCCGCACGTGCTGGTCGCCATCCGGCCGACCAACGGCGTGGACATCAAGTCCAAGGAGTCCCTGCTCGGCACCATCCGCCAGGTCGCCGACAGCGGGAAGGCCGCACTGATCGTCTCCGACGAACTCGACGACCTGCGGGTCTGCGACCGGGTGCTGGCGATGTTCCACGGCCGGATCGTCGCCGAGTTCGACCACGGATGGCGCGACGAACAACTGGTCACCGCCATGGAGGGGATGGCCGCCGGCCCGACCGGCACGAAGGACGACGACACGAAGGAAGACCATGTCACCCAGCACTGA
- a CDS encoding sugar ABC transporter substrate-binding protein: MKSRSARIAATAAAVVVLAGFATGCNRGSSSGSASGKPKLGIDLPRADSDFWNSYAQYIKSNVSSQGLDTLPVTNSQNDVTKLVANVQVFENTGAKAVVMAPQDTGAIASTLDTLASKHIPVISVDTRPDKGQVYMVVRADNKAYGTKACEFLGKQLNGKGKVAELQGDLTSINGRDRSEAFASCMKSEFPGIQVIELATNWDGSVASSKLQTTLAQNPDLNGIYMQAGGVFLQPTLALLQQKGLLKPAGQPGHITIVSNDGIPQEFDAIRQGQIDATISQPADLYAKYALYYAEAAAEGKTFQPGPTDHGSTIVAIPNGLEDQLPAPLVTKDNVDDKSLWGNNVGH, encoded by the coding sequence ATGAAGTCTCGCTCCGCCAGAATCGCGGCCACCGCCGCCGCCGTCGTCGTACTCGCAGGCTTCGCCACGGGCTGCAACCGCGGCAGCTCGTCCGGCTCGGCGAGCGGGAAGCCGAAGCTCGGCATCGACCTGCCCCGCGCCGACTCCGACTTCTGGAACTCGTACGCGCAGTACATCAAGTCGAACGTCTCGTCCCAGGGCCTCGACACCCTGCCGGTGACCAACTCGCAGAACGACGTCACCAAGCTGGTCGCCAACGTCCAGGTGTTCGAGAACACCGGTGCCAAGGCCGTGGTGATGGCCCCGCAGGACACCGGCGCGATCGCCTCCACGCTGGACACCCTCGCGAGCAAGCACATCCCCGTGATCAGCGTCGACACCCGCCCGGACAAGGGGCAGGTGTACATGGTGGTGCGCGCGGACAACAAGGCGTACGGCACCAAGGCCTGCGAGTTCCTCGGCAAGCAGCTGAACGGCAAGGGCAAGGTCGCCGAACTCCAGGGCGACCTCACCTCGATCAACGGCCGCGACCGCTCCGAGGCCTTCGCCTCCTGCATGAAGAGCGAGTTCCCCGGCATCCAGGTGATCGAGCTGGCCACCAACTGGGACGGCTCGGTCGCCTCCAGCAAGCTGCAGACCACCCTCGCCCAGAACCCGGACCTGAACGGCATCTACATGCAGGCCGGTGGCGTCTTCCTGCAGCCCACCCTCGCGCTGCTCCAGCAGAAGGGCCTGCTCAAGCCGGCCGGCCAGCCCGGCCACATCACCATCGTCTCCAACGACGGCATCCCGCAGGAGTTCGACGCGATCCGCCAGGGCCAGATCGACGCCACCATCAGCCAGCCGGCCGACCTGTACGCCAAGTACGCCCTCTACTACGCCGAGGCCGCCGCCGAGGGCAAGACCTTCCAGCCCGGCCCCACCGACCACGGATCGACCATCGTGGCCATTCCCAACGGGCTGGAGGACCAACTGCCCGCCCCGCTGGTCACCAAGGACAACGTGGACGACAAGTCCCTCTGGGGCAACAACGTCGGCCACTGA
- a CDS encoding fumarylacetoacetate hydrolase family protein: MKLMQLGDPGAETPAVLAENGRTYALSGLTGQIDGAFLAGGGIERVRRELAAGTLPLLHPDGLRVAAPVARPGKVVCIGLNYRDHAEETGAAIPQRPVVFLKDPATVVGPYDQVPIPRGSVKTDWEVELAVVIGRRAQYLAEPAAAHAVIAGYAISNDVSEREFQLEYSGQWDLGKSCESFNPLGPWLVTADEVGDPQALGLGLSVNGEVRQAGSTKHMVFAVEHLVWYLSQYMVLNPGDVINTGTPAGVALGLPGNPYLRAGDTVELSIDGLGTQRQTFVNA, from the coding sequence ATGAAGTTGATGCAACTCGGCGATCCCGGGGCCGAGACGCCGGCAGTGCTCGCAGAGAACGGGCGCACCTATGCGCTCTCGGGGCTGACCGGGCAGATCGACGGTGCCTTCCTGGCCGGCGGCGGCATCGAGCGGGTCCGCCGGGAGCTCGCGGCGGGCACGCTGCCGCTGCTGCACCCGGACGGCCTGCGGGTGGCAGCGCCGGTGGCCCGACCGGGCAAGGTGGTCTGCATCGGCCTCAACTACCGCGACCACGCCGAGGAAACCGGTGCGGCGATCCCGCAGCGCCCGGTGGTGTTCCTGAAGGACCCGGCGACCGTGGTCGGCCCGTACGACCAGGTGCCGATCCCGCGCGGGTCCGTCAAGACGGACTGGGAGGTCGAACTCGCTGTGGTCATCGGCCGGCGGGCCCAGTACCTCGCCGAACCGGCCGCGGCCCACGCGGTGATCGCCGGTTACGCGATCAGCAACGACGTCTCCGAGCGCGAGTTCCAGCTGGAGTACTCCGGCCAGTGGGACCTCGGCAAGTCCTGCGAGTCCTTCAACCCGCTCGGCCCCTGGCTGGTCACGGCCGACGAGGTGGGCGACCCGCAGGCGCTGGGCCTGGGCCTCAGTGTCAACGGTGAGGTCCGCCAAGCCGGCAGTACCAAGCACATGGTCTTCGCCGTCGAACACCTGGTCTGGTACCTCAGCCAGTACATGGTGCTCAACCCGGGCGACGTGATCAACACCGGCACCCCGGCCGGCGTGGCCCTGGGCCTGCCCGGCAACCCCTACCTGCGCGCGGGCGACACCGTCGAGCTGTCCATCGACGGCCTCGGCACCCAGCGCCAGACCTTCGTGAACGCGTGA
- a CDS encoding L-fuconate dehydratase, producing the protein MKGTTLSVITAIDTYDVRFPTSRELDGSDAMNPDPDYSAAYLILRTSDDGAEGHGFTFTIGRGNDVQVAAIQALRGHLVGRSVAEICADPGAVYRDLIGDSQLRWLGPEKGVMHMAIGAVVNAVWDLAAKREGKPLWQLLADAEPQWLVSQIDFRYIADALTPDEALELLRRGKEGAGERAAELLQRGYPAYTTSPGWLGYSDEKLIRLAKQAIADGYTQIKLKVGADLADDVRRCRTARAAIGPDIRMAIDANQRWNVAEAIEWTNALAEFDPHWIEEPTSPDDILGHATIRAGVAPIKVATGEHVQNRIVFKQLLQAEAIDVLQLDSARVAGVNENLAILLLAAKFGVPVCPHAGGVGLCELVQHLSMFDYVALTGSTQDRVIEYVDHLHEHFLDPVVIDNGRYRAPTLPGFSAELHAATIATFEYPHGAFWAADVADVADVADKELTA; encoded by the coding sequence GTGAAAGGCACCACGTTGTCCGTGATCACCGCCATCGACACCTACGACGTCCGCTTCCCCACCTCCCGGGAGCTGGACGGGTCGGACGCGATGAACCCCGACCCCGACTACTCCGCCGCCTACCTCATCCTGCGCACCTCGGACGACGGTGCCGAGGGCCATGGCTTCACCTTCACCATCGGCCGCGGCAACGACGTGCAGGTGGCCGCGATCCAGGCGCTGCGCGGCCACCTGGTGGGCCGGTCGGTCGCCGAGATCTGCGCCGACCCCGGGGCGGTCTACCGCGACCTGATCGGCGACAGCCAGCTGCGCTGGCTCGGCCCTGAGAAGGGCGTGATGCACATGGCGATCGGCGCCGTGGTCAACGCCGTCTGGGACCTGGCCGCCAAGCGCGAGGGCAAGCCGCTCTGGCAGCTGCTCGCCGACGCCGAACCGCAGTGGCTGGTCTCCCAGATCGACTTCCGCTACATCGCCGACGCGCTCACCCCTGACGAGGCGTTGGAACTGCTGCGCCGCGGCAAGGAGGGCGCGGGCGAGCGGGCCGCCGAACTGCTGCAGCGCGGCTACCCCGCCTACACCACCTCGCCGGGCTGGCTGGGCTACTCCGACGAGAAGCTGATCCGACTCGCCAAGCAGGCGATCGCCGACGGCTACACCCAGATCAAGCTGAAGGTCGGCGCCGACCTGGCCGACGACGTCCGCCGCTGCCGCACCGCCCGCGCCGCCATCGGCCCGGACATCCGGATGGCGATCGACGCCAACCAGCGGTGGAACGTCGCCGAGGCCATCGAGTGGACCAACGCGCTGGCCGAGTTCGACCCGCACTGGATCGAGGAGCCCACCAGCCCCGACGACATCCTCGGCCACGCGACCATCCGCGCGGGCGTCGCGCCGATCAAGGTCGCCACCGGCGAGCACGTACAGAACCGCATCGTCTTCAAACAGCTGCTCCAAGCCGAGGCGATCGACGTCCTCCAGCTGGACTCCGCCCGGGTCGCCGGGGTCAACGAGAACCTCGCCATCCTGCTGCTTGCCGCGAAGTTCGGCGTCCCGGTCTGCCCGCACGCCGGAGGCGTGGGCCTGTGCGAACTCGTCCAGCACCTCTCGATGTTCGACTACGTCGCGCTCACCGGCAGCACCCAGGACCGGGTCATCGAGTACGTCGACCACCTGCACGAGCACTTCCTCGACCCGGTGGTGATCGACAACGGCCGCTACCGGGCGCCCACCCTGCCGGGCTTCTCCGCCGAGCTGCACGCGGCCACCATCGCCACCTTCGAGTACCCCCACGGCGCCTTCTGGGCCGCAGATGTCGCCGATGTCGCAGATGTCGCAGACAAGGAGCTGACCGCGTGA
- a CDS encoding SDR family oxidoreductase has translation MSTHDLDGLKAVVTGGASGIGLATAELLSERGAQVAVLDLDPSHLTPPLLGFTADVSDDLSVREAVAGAAERLGGIDILVNNAGIGAAGTVEDNPDEQWHRVLDVNVLGIVRTTRAALPHLRRSAHAAIVNTCSIAATAGLPQRALYSASKGAVLSLTLAMAADHVREGIRVNCVNPGTVDTPWVGRLLDAADDPVAERVALNGRQPTGRLVTAQEVAAAIAYLASPAAASTTGTALAVDGGMAGLRLRPEPKG, from the coding sequence GTGAGTACGCACGATCTCGACGGTCTCAAGGCAGTGGTCACCGGCGGCGCCTCGGGCATCGGGCTGGCCACCGCCGAGCTGCTCAGCGAGCGTGGCGCCCAGGTCGCCGTGCTCGACCTCGACCCGAGCCACCTCACCCCGCCGCTGCTCGGCTTCACCGCCGACGTCAGCGACGACCTCTCGGTGCGGGAGGCGGTGGCGGGCGCGGCCGAGCGCCTGGGCGGCATCGACATCCTGGTCAACAACGCCGGCATCGGCGCGGCCGGGACGGTGGAGGACAACCCCGACGAGCAGTGGCACCGGGTGCTGGACGTCAACGTGCTGGGCATCGTCCGCACCACCCGCGCCGCGCTGCCGCACCTGCGGCGCTCGGCGCACGCCGCGATCGTCAACACCTGCTCGATCGCCGCCACCGCCGGGCTGCCGCAGCGCGCGCTGTACTCGGCCAGCAAGGGCGCGGTACTCTCCCTCACCCTGGCGATGGCTGCCGACCACGTGCGGGAGGGGATCCGGGTGAACTGCGTCAACCCCGGCACGGTGGACACCCCGTGGGTCGGCCGGCTGCTCGACGCGGCCGACGACCCGGTGGCGGAGCGGGTTGCGCTGAACGGCCGTCAGCCTACGGGTCGGCTGGTCACGGCCCAGGAGGTCGCGGCCGCCATCGCCTACCTCGCCTCGCCGGCCGCCGCCAGCACCACCGGCACCGCCCTCGCGGTCGACGGCGGGATGGCCGGCCTGCGCCTGCGGCCGGAGCCGAAGGGATGA
- a CDS encoding aldo/keto reductase, translating to MTLRRNRLGRSNVAVTELAFGAAAIGNLFTPVGDAQAQEAVDAAWQVGIRYFDTAPHYGLGLSEHRLGEALRGRPRSEYVLSTKVGRILDPAPGAGGDDLANGFAVPATHRRRWDFSADGVRRSIEESLNRLDLDRIDIAYLHDPDDHAERALTEAYPELERMRGEGLLGAIGIGMNQAELPARFVRETDIDVVLLAGRYSLLDQRGLAELLPAAAERGVGVVVGGVFNSGLLADPGPGATYDYAAAPAELLDRALRLKAVCERHGVPLRAAALRFPFGHPAVASVLVGLRSAGQAQDAAAMLRHPVPDVLWEELRELGLLPADVPTPGNGPEEQS from the coding sequence ATGACGCTCCGTCGCAACCGGCTCGGCCGCAGCAACGTGGCGGTGACCGAACTCGCCTTCGGGGCCGCCGCCATCGGGAACCTGTTCACCCCGGTCGGCGACGCGCAGGCCCAGGAGGCGGTGGACGCCGCTTGGCAGGTGGGGATCCGCTACTTCGACACCGCTCCGCACTACGGGCTCGGGCTCTCCGAGCACCGGCTCGGCGAGGCACTGCGCGGCCGGCCGCGCAGCGAGTACGTACTCTCCACCAAGGTCGGCCGCATCCTGGATCCGGCTCCCGGAGCCGGCGGTGACGATCTCGCCAACGGCTTCGCCGTGCCGGCAACCCACCGTCGGCGGTGGGACTTCAGCGCCGACGGGGTGCGCCGCTCCATCGAGGAGAGCCTCAACCGGCTCGACCTGGACCGGATCGACATCGCCTACCTGCACGACCCCGACGACCATGCCGAGCGGGCCCTCACCGAGGCCTACCCGGAGCTGGAACGCATGCGCGGCGAGGGTCTGCTCGGCGCGATCGGCATCGGGATGAACCAGGCGGAGCTGCCCGCGCGCTTCGTCCGCGAGACCGACATCGACGTGGTGCTGCTGGCCGGCCGCTACAGCCTGCTCGACCAGCGCGGCCTGGCCGAACTGCTGCCGGCGGCGGCCGAGCGCGGGGTGGGCGTGGTGGTGGGCGGGGTCTTCAACTCCGGCCTGCTGGCCGACCCCGGGCCGGGGGCCACCTACGACTACGCGGCGGCGCCCGCGGAGCTGCTGGACCGGGCGCTGCGGCTGAAGGCGGTCTGCGAGCGGCACGGGGTCCCGCTGCGGGCGGCCGCGCTGCGGTTCCCGTTCGGGCACCCGGCGGTGGCGAGCGTGCTGGTCGGCCTGCGCAGCGCCGGACAGGCGCAGGACGCCGCGGCGATGCTCCGGCACCCGGTGCCGGACGTGCTGTGGGAGGAGCTGAGGGAGTTGGGGTTGCTGCCGGCCGACGTGCCGACCCCCGGGAACGGACCGGAGGAACAGTCATGA
- a CDS encoding L-rhamnose mutarotase codes for MRITLHTRVRPDRIAEYEAAHREVSAELTAAIRAAGVREWTIWRSGTDLFHLLDCEDYARLLAELEQLPVNIAWQARMAELLDVVHDYSTDGAGAGLPVVWEL; via the coding sequence ATGAGGATCACCCTGCACACCCGCGTCCGCCCGGACCGGATCGCCGAGTACGAGGCTGCCCACCGCGAGGTGTCGGCCGAGCTCACCGCCGCCATCCGCGCCGCCGGGGTGCGTGAGTGGACCATCTGGCGCAGCGGCACCGACCTGTTCCACCTGCTCGACTGCGAGGACTACGCCCGCCTGCTCGCCGAGTTGGAGCAGTTGCCCGTCAACATCGCCTGGCAGGCCCGGATGGCGGAGCTGCTGGACGTCGTCCACGACTACTCGACCGACGGCGCGGGTGCCGGCCTCCCGGTGGTGTGGGAGCTGTGA
- a CDS encoding S9 family peptidase — protein MPHPAPRPDPESTDLLTAELVVDMATPVASAISPDGRLVAYSVVANSGRDGRPHSSIWVAAADGSAAPRRLTDGTAHDAAPKWAPDSAFLFFTSDREERGTAQLQRILADGGEGIAEAESLTRWRGGICDYSPLADGRTVALLAEDEPTAQDERREAEGDDAKVWGRHLPVTRLRLLDLATGAARTVDGLGDRHVVEVTQRPDGGPLAVLSWATPELDPGVTTAGLHLVAPGTGAVQDLGPVGFEAHSPLWWNHDGEWHLAHLAVTPGHLVGALAVIDTVPPATGPTVEQRNLTVGMPACPTELVQVADGPPLALFADGLDTALYRLDPQSLRFHRLSCVPGSLAGLTASHSGETLAVLMSTAREPKNVHAGPTGGPLLRLSDTSPELRGIRWGVQERLSYQASDGLQLDGLLILPVGRTRDEGPFPLVTLVHGGPYFRHADEFTLSVVDCGQWLATAGYAVFLPNPRGGSGHGQEFAAVVAGAVGGDEWTDIVAGIDLLVAEGVADPQRLGISGWSHGGFMAAWAIGQTERFKAAMMGAGISDWGMQAGTGDWGIMDATLGGSTGWNGPGPHLHDRNSPISHVSRIRTPVLILHGEQDTNVPLGQAVHFHRALRHFGVEHEFVVYPREGHGLHERAHQLDALRRIRAWYDRWL, from the coding sequence ATGCCGCACCCTGCACCGCGACCGGATCCCGAGTCGACCGACCTGCTCACCGCGGAACTGGTGGTGGACATGGCCACCCCTGTGGCGTCGGCCATCTCGCCGGACGGTCGCCTGGTCGCCTACAGCGTGGTCGCGAACAGCGGAAGGGACGGACGTCCGCACAGCTCCATCTGGGTCGCCGCCGCCGATGGCAGCGCAGCCCCGCGCAGGCTGACCGACGGCACGGCCCACGACGCCGCCCCGAAGTGGGCGCCGGACTCGGCTTTTCTGTTCTTCACCTCCGACCGCGAGGAACGGGGCACCGCTCAACTCCAGCGGATCCTTGCGGACGGCGGCGAGGGCATCGCTGAGGCAGAGTCCCTGACCAGGTGGCGCGGGGGCATCTGCGACTACTCCCCGCTCGCCGACGGCCGCACCGTCGCGCTGCTCGCCGAGGACGAGCCCACCGCGCAGGACGAACGGCGGGAGGCCGAGGGTGACGACGCGAAGGTCTGGGGCCGGCACCTCCCGGTCACCCGGCTGCGCCTGCTCGACCTGGCGACCGGCGCGGCCCGCACCGTGGACGGCCTCGGGGACCGCCATGTCGTGGAGGTGACCCAGCGTCCGGACGGCGGCCCGCTGGCCGTGCTGAGCTGGGCCACCCCCGAGCTCGACCCCGGCGTCACGACGGCAGGACTGCATCTGGTCGCCCCCGGGACGGGAGCCGTCCAGGACCTGGGCCCGGTCGGATTCGAGGCCCACTCCCCGCTCTGGTGGAACCACGACGGTGAATGGCATCTGGCCCACCTGGCAGTGACCCCTGGGCACTTGGTAGGCGCGCTCGCCGTGATCGACACGGTCCCGCCGGCGACCGGCCCGACCGTCGAACAGCGCAATCTCACGGTCGGCATGCCCGCCTGCCCCACCGAACTGGTGCAGGTCGCCGACGGGCCGCCGCTGGCGCTGTTCGCCGACGGGCTGGATACCGCGCTGTACCGGCTCGATCCGCAGTCGCTACGGTTCCACCGATTGTCCTGCGTGCCCGGATCGCTCGCCGGGCTGACCGCGAGTCACTCGGGAGAGACCCTGGCTGTGCTGATGAGCACCGCGCGCGAGCCCAAGAACGTCCACGCTGGACCCACGGGCGGGCCACTGCTCCGGCTCAGTGACACCAGTCCCGAACTGCGCGGGATCCGCTGGGGTGTCCAGGAACGGCTCAGCTACCAGGCGTCCGACGGACTCCAGTTGGACGGCCTGCTGATCCTGCCCGTCGGCCGGACCCGGGACGAGGGTCCATTCCCGCTCGTCACCCTGGTCCACGGCGGCCCTTACTTCCGCCATGCCGACGAGTTCACGCTCAGTGTGGTCGACTGCGGCCAGTGGCTGGCGACCGCCGGATACGCGGTCTTCCTGCCCAATCCCCGGGGCGGGTCGGGCCACGGCCAGGAATTCGCTGCCGTGGTGGCGGGCGCGGTGGGCGGCGACGAGTGGACCGACATCGTCGCCGGGATCGACCTGCTGGTCGCCGAGGGAGTCGCCGATCCCCAACGCCTGGGCATCTCCGGCTGGAGCCACGGCGGTTTCATGGCGGCCTGGGCCATCGGCCAAACCGAACGGTTCAAGGCCGCCATGATGGGCGCCGGCATCAGTGACTGGGGCATGCAGGCCGGGACCGGCGACTGGGGAATCATGGACGCGACGCTCGGCGGCAGCACTGGCTGGAACGGTCCGGGACCGCACCTCCATGACCGGAACAGCCCGATCTCCCACGTCTCCCGGATCCGCACCCCGGTCCTGATCCTGCACGGCGAGCAGGACACCAACGTCCCACTCGGCCAGGCGGTCCACTTCCATCGCGCACTGCGCCACTTCGGCGTCGAGCACGAGTTCGTCGTCTACCCCCGAGAGGGCCACGGGCTTCACGAGCGCGCCCATCAACTCGACGCTCTCCGGCGTATCCGCGCCTGGTACGACCGCTGGCTGTAG
- a CDS encoding tetratricopeptide repeat protein, translated as MKRRRLWTGLAAAAMVSGVVTGWVHLSEGDSTTASTTKAKPAAAAAAAAETASKVGALLQAGIKQGEISDFAGATKTFQQVLALDPGNKLAWYNLGVIAQHDDNAAAARTAYDNSLKTDPGFESALYNKAILLGSSDTDQAIAILQRIVAADPKAATAYLQLGQDQLKKSQDSEAKDAFGRAVRTDPSLQELVPERFRDSASAAPIQPRNRTQIPAQTPTPTPTATQAGTSR; from the coding sequence GTGAAACGAAGACGCCTGTGGACAGGGCTCGCCGCGGCAGCCATGGTCAGCGGTGTGGTGACCGGCTGGGTCCACCTGTCCGAAGGGGACTCCACGACCGCGTCCACGACGAAAGCCAAGCCTGCGGCGGCCGCGGCTGCCGCGGCCGAAACCGCCTCGAAGGTTGGGGCACTGCTCCAAGCAGGCATCAAGCAGGGGGAGATCAGCGACTTCGCCGGGGCGACGAAGACCTTCCAGCAGGTCCTGGCGTTGGACCCGGGCAACAAACTCGCCTGGTACAACCTCGGCGTCATCGCCCAGCACGACGACAACGCGGCTGCCGCGCGCACGGCTTACGACAACTCCCTGAAGACCGACCCGGGTTTCGAGTCGGCGCTCTACAACAAGGCGATCCTGCTCGGGTCGAGCGACACCGACCAGGCGATCGCGATCCTGCAGCGCATCGTGGCCGCCGACCCCAAGGCGGCCACGGCGTACCTGCAGCTCGGGCAGGACCAGCTGAAGAAGAGCCAGGACAGCGAAGCCAAGGATGCCTTCGGCCGCGCCGTGCGCACCGACCCGTCGCTCCAGGAGCTCGTCCCCGAAAGGTTCCGGGACTCCGCGAGCGCAGCACCGATCCAGCCCCGGAATCGCACCCAGATCCCCGCTCAGACCCCCACACCGACCCCGACAGCCACTCAGGCAGGTACCAGCAGATGA
- a CDS encoding glycosyltransferase, with product MTLTPTPKFSVFTPSHRPRFLDECLSTLQAQTRSDWEWIVLLNNGARWRPEHPDDRVRVEIADEIRGVGAAKRRACELARGEILVELDHDDLLTKDCLAELAKAFDENPKAVLVYSNTAQITEDGGRDDTRFNEAHGWQYEEVTVDGRRLLQAVSMAPTPHNVSYIWYAPNHVRAFRRDVYERVGGYDATRTVLDDQDLMCRLFHEGDFHRIPRCLYLQRMHIDNTQRDTEVNSYIQRETVALYDKYIEANALAWTKRRGLLALDLGAAHRKPPGYLGVDQYPGEGVDIVATLPGRMDLPDDSVGLLRAVDFLEHVPAKVPLINELYRLLAPGGLLLTLTPSSDGRGAYQDPTHVAFYNENSFWYYTDDQYRAFVPEIQARFQSSRLVTYYPTDWHSKNNIPYVLANLVAMKDGAERCGGLLLV from the coding sequence ATGACGTTGACCCCGACACCGAAGTTCTCCGTCTTCACCCCCAGTCACCGACCGCGCTTCCTGGACGAGTGCCTCTCGACCCTGCAAGCGCAGACCCGCTCCGACTGGGAGTGGATCGTGCTGCTCAACAACGGTGCCCGATGGCGGCCGGAGCACCCCGACGACCGTGTCCGCGTGGAGATCGCGGACGAGATCCGGGGGGTCGGCGCGGCCAAGCGCCGGGCCTGTGAACTGGCACGCGGCGAGATCCTCGTCGAGCTCGACCACGACGACCTGCTGACGAAGGACTGCCTGGCGGAGCTGGCAAAGGCATTCGACGAGAACCCCAAGGCCGTCCTCGTCTACAGCAATACCGCTCAGATCACCGAGGACGGCGGCCGGGACGACACGCGCTTCAACGAGGCGCACGGCTGGCAGTACGAGGAGGTGACCGTCGATGGACGCCGGCTTCTGCAGGCCGTCTCGATGGCGCCGACGCCGCACAACGTCTCGTACATCTGGTACGCCCCCAACCACGTGCGGGCGTTCCGCAGGGACGTCTACGAGCGGGTCGGCGGGTACGACGCCACTCGCACGGTGCTGGACGACCAGGACCTGATGTGCCGGCTCTTCCACGAGGGCGACTTCCACCGGATTCCCCGCTGCCTGTACCTGCAGCGGATGCACATCGACAACACCCAGCGTGACACGGAGGTCAATTCCTACATCCAGCGCGAGACCGTCGCCCTGTACGACAAGTACATCGAGGCCAACGCGCTGGCCTGGACCAAGCGGCGCGGACTGCTCGCGCTGGACCTCGGCGCGGCGCACCGGAAGCCGCCCGGCTACCTGGGGGTGGATCAGTACCCGGGAGAGGGGGTCGACATCGTCGCGACGCTACCTGGTCGCATGGACCTCCCTGACGACTCGGTCGGCCTGCTCCGGGCGGTGGACTTTCTGGAGCACGTGCCCGCGAAGGTCCCGCTGATCAACGAGCTGTACCGGCTGCTGGCTCCGGGCGGCCTGCTCCTCACCCTGACTCCCAGCTCCGACGGCCGGGGCGCGTACCAGGACCCGACACATGTCGCCTTCTACAACGAGAACTCGTTCTGGTACTACACGGACGACCAGTACCGTGCCTTCGTGCCGGAGATTCAGGCCCGCTTCCAGAGCTCGCGGTTGGTCACCTACTACCCGACCGACTGGCATTCCAAGAACAACATCCCGTACGTGCTGGCGAACCTCGTCGCGATGAAGGACGGCGCCGAACGGTGCGGTGGTCTCCTGCTGGTCTGA